In the Brienomyrus brachyistius isolate T26 chromosome 20, BBRACH_0.4, whole genome shotgun sequence genome, one interval contains:
- the stn1 gene encoding CST complex subunit STN1 isoform X3, with protein MQTEQGEHEPSSLLWGLDPVFSTFAKLYVKDILRMRESSQIPDVYFYKCHPLFKVDVLGTVVYKREREDFFCYGVDDGTGVMNCLCWKDEKWRENTDAVNPGATLQVSNKGGFNPVEQLKKLKLVQKLSTQLEIGDLLRVRGSVKTSREQREIMACSYYKVNDPVMEVQISWMMEVLHLYRDFYDKPFLFTKSVRHLDATDADDLLRSLSVLRRASRLLMSFLRERGLGSFRPKDVQHLLMPLLSCAPYCSPTQQESTVAQSSSKQVHHLFRDVIKALQDEGLVFRKVISQDEVYQAREQDKELRRVTKDIIREDSGREKYAEKGCHVLHILSCVRQTYSRNVSKSVLEMVLQCLERDSEIFSTVDQNHYKYISVTD; from the exons ATGCAGACAGAGCAAGGGGAACATGAACCCAGCTCCCTGCTCTGGGGGCTAGATCCCGTGTTCTCCACCTTTGCTAAACTTTATGTTAAAGACATTTTACGTATGCGGGAGTCCTCTCAGATCCCAG atgtttatttttacaaatgccacccactttttaaagTTGATGTTTTGGGGACCGTTGTATATAAACGAGAGAGGGAAGACTTCTTCTGTTACGGAG TTGATGACGGAACGGGTGTTATGAATTGCCTCTGTTGGAAAGACGAAAAATGGAGAGAAAATACAGACGCAGTAAACC CAGGAGCTACTTTGCAGGTGTCAAATAAAGGAGGGTTTAATCCTGTGGAACAGCTGAAGAAACTGAAGTTGGTACAGAAATTAAGTACCCAACTTGAAATTGGAGACCTGTTGAGGGTCCGAGGGTCGGTCAAGACTTCTAGGGAGCAGAGGGAGATCATGGCCTGCAGTTACT ATAAGGTGAACGACCCAGTGATGGAAGTGCAGATATCGTGGATGATGGAAGTTCTCCACCTATATCGGGATTTCTATGACAAGCCCTTCCTGTTCACAAAGAGCGTGCGGCACTTGGACGCGACCGA TGCAGATGACCTTCTGCGCTCGCTCTCGGTGCTTCGacgggcttctcggctgcttaTGAGCTTCCTTAGAGAAAGAGGCCTTGGCAGCTTCCGGCCCAAAGATGTCCAGCACCTTCTGATGCCTCTGCTGTCCTGCGCTCCCTACTGCAGCCCAACACAGCAG gaaTCTACTGTGGCACAGTCATCTTCAAAGCAGGTTCATCACCTCTTTCGAGATGTTATAAAGGCGCTCCAGGACGAGGGCCTGGTGTTTCGCAAAGTCATATCCCAGGATGAAGTCTATCAGGCAAG agagcaggacaaagagCTGCGGAGAGTAACTAAAGATATAATTAGGGAAGATTCCGGACGAGAAAAAT ATGCTGAGAAGGGCTGCCATGTGTTGCACATTCTGTCGTGCGTAAGACAGACCTACAGCCGGAATGTGAGCAAGTCGGTCCTCGAAATGGTCCTTCAGTGCCTGGAACGTGACAGTGAAATCTTCAGCACAGTAGACCAGAACCACTACAAGTACATTAGTGTGACAGACTAA
- the stn1 gene encoding CST complex subunit STN1 isoform X2 → MSSVLLIWPPCYVASNRIYLIVIVFKIALSLFLCLPRPRSIGYAMQTEQGEHEPSSLLWGLDPVFSTFAKLYVKDILRMRESSQIPDVYFYKCHPLFKVDVLGTVVYKREREDFFCYGVDDGTGVMNCLCWKDEKWRENTDAVNRATLQVSNKGGFNPVEQLKKLKLVQKLSTQLEIGDLLRVRGSVKTSREQREIMACSYYKVNDPVMEVQISWMMEVLHLYRDFYDKPFLFTKSVRHLDATDADDLLRSLSVLRRASRLLMSFLRERGLGSFRPKDVQHLLMPLLSCAPYCSPTQQESTVAQSSSKQVHHLFRDVIKALQDEGLVFRKVISQDEVYQAREQDKELRRVTKDIIREDSGREKYAEKGCHVLHILSCVRQTYSRNVSKSVLEMVLQCLERDSEIFSTVDQNHYKYISVTD, encoded by the exons ATGTCATCCGTCTTGTTAATTTGGCCTCCTTGTTATGTAGCTAGCAACAGAATTTATTTGATCGTAATCGTTTTTAAAATAGCACTTtcgctttttttgtgtttgcctAGACCCCGCAGTATTGGATATGCGATGCAGACAGAGCAAGGGGAACATGAACCCAGCTCCCTGCTCTGGGGGCTAGATCCCGTGTTCTCCACCTTTGCTAAACTTTATGTTAAAGACATTTTACGTATGCGGGAGTCCTCTCAGATCCCAG atgtttatttttacaaatgccacccactttttaaagTTGATGTTTTGGGGACCGTTGTATATAAACGAGAGAGGGAAGACTTCTTCTGTTACGGAG TTGATGACGGAACGGGTGTTATGAATTGCCTCTGTTGGAAAGACGAAAAATGGAGAGAAAATACAGACGCAGTAAACC GAGCTACTTTGCAGGTGTCAAATAAAGGAGGGTTTAATCCTGTGGAACAGCTGAAGAAACTGAAGTTGGTACAGAAATTAAGTACCCAACTTGAAATTGGAGACCTGTTGAGGGTCCGAGGGTCGGTCAAGACTTCTAGGGAGCAGAGGGAGATCATGGCCTGCAGTTACT ATAAGGTGAACGACCCAGTGATGGAAGTGCAGATATCGTGGATGATGGAAGTTCTCCACCTATATCGGGATTTCTATGACAAGCCCTTCCTGTTCACAAAGAGCGTGCGGCACTTGGACGCGACCGA TGCAGATGACCTTCTGCGCTCGCTCTCGGTGCTTCGacgggcttctcggctgcttaTGAGCTTCCTTAGAGAAAGAGGCCTTGGCAGCTTCCGGCCCAAAGATGTCCAGCACCTTCTGATGCCTCTGCTGTCCTGCGCTCCCTACTGCAGCCCAACACAGCAG gaaTCTACTGTGGCACAGTCATCTTCAAAGCAGGTTCATCACCTCTTTCGAGATGTTATAAAGGCGCTCCAGGACGAGGGCCTGGTGTTTCGCAAAGTCATATCCCAGGATGAAGTCTATCAGGCAAG agagcaggacaaagagCTGCGGAGAGTAACTAAAGATATAATTAGGGAAGATTCCGGACGAGAAAAAT ATGCTGAGAAGGGCTGCCATGTGTTGCACATTCTGTCGTGCGTAAGACAGACCTACAGCCGGAATGTGAGCAAGTCGGTCCTCGAAATGGTCCTTCAGTGCCTGGAACGTGACAGTGAAATCTTCAGCACAGTAGACCAGAACCACTACAAGTACATTAGTGTGACAGACTAA
- the slkb gene encoding STE20-like kinase b isoform X3 produces MSFFNFRKIFKLGMEKKKKQYEHVHRDLNPEEVWEIIGELGDGAFGKVYRAQNKHTGVLAAAKVIDTKSEEELEDYMVEIDILASCDHHNIVKLLDAFYYENKLWILIEFCAGGAVDAVMLELERPLTEPQIRVVCKQTLEALIYLHENKVIHRDLKAGNILLTLDGDVKLADFGVSAKNTKTLQRRDSFIGTPYWMAPEVVMCETSKDRPYDYKADIWSLGVTLIELAQIEPPNHEMNPMRVLLKIAKSDPPTLMHPSRWSPEFRDFLKKALDKNVDNRWSAMQLLQHPFVRSINDSRPLRELIAEAKAEVTEEIEEGKDEEEEEESESQLLVPGHKRAPSDASIVSSEDEKLSQSVSIMESVSEKDKSEHGEDKASDRLSDEGIGSSEADKMENEKLNENNILDTSNEDINNKDDILAEPEEEMSDEKTTEESPDLPVCPNEADRSTEEPEQAIKEELPEEEKELDTTEISEVQAEAEKEDDSTAVDEEVLPSVEAEKPDEILSSAELAETPDESSEEIKTMEEEKEEAEACSEKDVNEKEGETVQRDEDIATSETPQELAEENRQVDDGSPPSTEEASLVSAVPGTQNDVAEEKPPPAELLKENKEEECLKVNIADNDADVDLEKETAPAIKLDAEKVKEKDTDSGSSSTADNSSIDLNLSLSSFLTKNKESGSVSIQDTKRQKKTLKKTRKFIVDGVEVKVTTSKIVTDNDTKNEEMRFLRRQELRELRLLQKEEQRSQQQLSNKLQQQREQIYRRFEQEMMGKKRQYDQEIENMERQQKQTIERLEQDHTSHLREEAKRIKADQDKELSKFQNMLKNRRKEVEFGGVPKAEWFVVGNEIDVVCVCSDSHCLLLGPFLVIFQTRMNIAHAPVLSVLHRRFLALNVLLTAAACVLLAKGNLWLIT; encoded by the exons atgtCGTTTTTCAATTTTCGTAAGATATTTAAACTCGGGatggagaagaagaaaaaacagTACGAGCATGTCCACAGAGACTTGAATCCAGAGGAAGTGTGGGAGATCATTGGCGAACTGGGGGACGGCGCATTTGGAAAAGTCTACAGG GCTCAGAACAAGCACACTGGTGTTTTGGCTGCTGCTAAGGTGATCGACACCAAGAGCGAGGAAGAGCTGGAGGATTACATGGTGGAGATCGACATTTTAGCATCATGTGATCATCACAATATCGTGAAACTCCTGGACGCCTTCTATTATGAGAACAAACTCTGG ATTCTGATTGAGTTCTGTGCTGGGGGAGCTGTAGATGCTGTGATGTTAG AACTGGAAAGGCCCTTAACTGAACCCCAGATTCGAGTCGTGTGCAAACAGACCCTCGAAGCCCTCATTTATCTCCATGAGAATAAAGTCATTCATAGGGATCTGAAGGCTGGAAACATCCTCCTCACCCTAGACGGAGATGTCAAATTAG CTGATTTTGGTGTGTCTgccaaaaatacaaaaacactacAAAGGAGAGATTCTTTCATCGGGACGCCATACTG GATGGCTCCGGAAGTAGTGATGTGTGAGACCTCTAAGGACCGACCGTATGACTACAAAGCTGACATCTGGTCCCTCGGTGTCACTTTAATTGAGCTGGCTCAGATTGAACCACCGAACCACGAGATGAATCCAATGAGAGTTCTCCTGAAAATAGCCAAGTCAGATCCACCTACTCTGATGCATCCATCACGatg GTCTCCCGAGTTCAGAGATTTTCTTAAAAAAGCGCTGGATAAGAACGTGGACAACAGATGGAGCGCTATGCAGCTTCTGCAG CATCCGTTTGTCAGAAGTATCAATGACAGCAGACCACTTCGAGAGCTAATTGCAGAGGCAAAAGCAGAAGTCACTGAGGAGATTGAAGAAggtaaagatgaagaggaggaggaagaatcAGAGTCACAATTG ttggtgCCTGGACACAAGCGAGCTCCATCAGATGCTAGCATTGTCAGTTCTGAAGATGAAAAACTTTCCCAATCTGTGTCAATCATGGAGTCCGTGTCGGAGAAAGATAAGTCTGAACATGGAGAGGATAAAGCTAGTGACAGACTTTCCGATGAGGGTATTGGCAGCAGCGAAGCAGACaaaatggaaaatgaaaaactgaATGAGAACAACATTCTGGACACCAGCAATGAAGACATCAACAACAAAGATGATATTCTGGCTGAGCCAGAGGAAGAAATGTCTGATGAGAAAACCACAGAGGAGAGTCCAgatctgcctgtctgtccaaATGAAGCTGACAGAagtacagaagagccagagcaGGCAATAAAAGAAGAACTACCAGAGGAGGAAAAAGAGTTGGACACAACGGAGATTTCAGAGGTCCAAGCGGAAGCTGAGAAAGAAGATGATTCTACAGCGGTGGATGAAGAAGTTTTGCCATCAGTCGAGGCTGAGAAGCCTGATGAGATACTCAGCAGTGCGGAATTGGCAGAGACACCTGATGAAAGTTCAGAAGAAATTAAAACCatggaagaggagaaggaggaagcaGAGGCATGTTCTGAGAAGGACGTTAACGAGAAGGAAGGAGAGACTGTGCAAAGAGATGAAGACATAGCTACCAGTGAGACCCCACAGGAGCTTGCAGAAGAGAACAGACAAGTAGACGATGGTTCTCCACCTTCTACTGAAGAAGCCTCGTTGGTCAGTGCTGTTCCTGGGACTCAGAATGACGTTGCGGAGGAGAAGCCACCCCCTGCAGAGCTTTTAAAGGAAAATAAAGAGGAAGAATGCTTGAAGGTGAACATAGCTGACAATGACGCTGATGTTGACCTTGAGAAGGAAACGGCTCCAGCAATTAAACTTGATGCTGAAAAGGTCAAAGAGAAGGACACTGACTCTGGAAGCAGCTCTACAgctgacaacagcagcatcgacCTGAACCTTTCCCTGTCCAGCTTCCTGACTAAGAACAAAGAGTCGGGCTCCGTATCCATTCAG GATACGAAGCGACAAAAGAAGACACTAAAGAAAACTCGAAAGTTTATAGTCGATGGAGTTGAAGTCAAAGTCACGACATCAAAAATTGTTACTGACAATGACACCAAAAATGAAGAAATGAGATTCCTCAG GCGTCAGGAGCTGCGCGAGCTGCGACTGCTGCAGAAAGAGGAGCAGAGGTCCCAGCAGCAGCTGAGCAACAAGCTGCAACAGCAACGGGAGCAAATCTATCGTCGTTTTGAGCAGGAGATGATG GGCAAGAAGCGGCAATATGACCAGGAGATCGAGAACATGGAGAGGCAGCAGAAGCAGACCATCGAGCGGCTGGAGCAAGACCACACGAGTCACCTTAGAGAGGAGGCCAAGCGCATAAAAGCCGATCAGGACAAAGAGCTGTCCAAGTTTCAAAACATGCTGAAGAACCGGAGGAAAGAG GTTGAGTTTGGTGGAGTGCCAAAAGCTGAGTGGTTTGTTGTGGGTAATGAAATTGATGTAGTTTGTGTTTGCAGTGATTCACATTGTCTTCTGCTTGGACCTTTCCTAGTGATCTTCCAAACAAGAATGAATATAGCCCACGCTCCTGTCCTCTCAGTTTTGCACAGAAGATTTTTGGCCCTTAACGTTTTACTCACAGCGGCTGCTTGTGTGCTACTTGCAAAAGGGAACCTTTGGCTTATAACCTGA
- the stn1 gene encoding CST complex subunit STN1 isoform X1, protein MSSVLLIWPPCYVASNRIYLIVIVFKIALSLFLCLPRPRSIGYAMQTEQGEHEPSSLLWGLDPVFSTFAKLYVKDILRMRESSQIPDVYFYKCHPLFKVDVLGTVVYKREREDFFCYGVDDGTGVMNCLCWKDEKWRENTDAVNPGATLQVSNKGGFNPVEQLKKLKLVQKLSTQLEIGDLLRVRGSVKTSREQREIMACSYYKVNDPVMEVQISWMMEVLHLYRDFYDKPFLFTKSVRHLDATDADDLLRSLSVLRRASRLLMSFLRERGLGSFRPKDVQHLLMPLLSCAPYCSPTQQESTVAQSSSKQVHHLFRDVIKALQDEGLVFRKVISQDEVYQAREQDKELRRVTKDIIREDSGREKYAEKGCHVLHILSCVRQTYSRNVSKSVLEMVLQCLERDSEIFSTVDQNHYKYISVTD, encoded by the exons ATGTCATCCGTCTTGTTAATTTGGCCTCCTTGTTATGTAGCTAGCAACAGAATTTATTTGATCGTAATCGTTTTTAAAATAGCACTTtcgctttttttgtgtttgcctAGACCCCGCAGTATTGGATATGCGATGCAGACAGAGCAAGGGGAACATGAACCCAGCTCCCTGCTCTGGGGGCTAGATCCCGTGTTCTCCACCTTTGCTAAACTTTATGTTAAAGACATTTTACGTATGCGGGAGTCCTCTCAGATCCCAG atgtttatttttacaaatgccacccactttttaaagTTGATGTTTTGGGGACCGTTGTATATAAACGAGAGAGGGAAGACTTCTTCTGTTACGGAG TTGATGACGGAACGGGTGTTATGAATTGCCTCTGTTGGAAAGACGAAAAATGGAGAGAAAATACAGACGCAGTAAACC CAGGAGCTACTTTGCAGGTGTCAAATAAAGGAGGGTTTAATCCTGTGGAACAGCTGAAGAAACTGAAGTTGGTACAGAAATTAAGTACCCAACTTGAAATTGGAGACCTGTTGAGGGTCCGAGGGTCGGTCAAGACTTCTAGGGAGCAGAGGGAGATCATGGCCTGCAGTTACT ATAAGGTGAACGACCCAGTGATGGAAGTGCAGATATCGTGGATGATGGAAGTTCTCCACCTATATCGGGATTTCTATGACAAGCCCTTCCTGTTCACAAAGAGCGTGCGGCACTTGGACGCGACCGA TGCAGATGACCTTCTGCGCTCGCTCTCGGTGCTTCGacgggcttctcggctgcttaTGAGCTTCCTTAGAGAAAGAGGCCTTGGCAGCTTCCGGCCCAAAGATGTCCAGCACCTTCTGATGCCTCTGCTGTCCTGCGCTCCCTACTGCAGCCCAACACAGCAG gaaTCTACTGTGGCACAGTCATCTTCAAAGCAGGTTCATCACCTCTTTCGAGATGTTATAAAGGCGCTCCAGGACGAGGGCCTGGTGTTTCGCAAAGTCATATCCCAGGATGAAGTCTATCAGGCAAG agagcaggacaaagagCTGCGGAGAGTAACTAAAGATATAATTAGGGAAGATTCCGGACGAGAAAAAT ATGCTGAGAAGGGCTGCCATGTGTTGCACATTCTGTCGTGCGTAAGACAGACCTACAGCCGGAATGTGAGCAAGTCGGTCCTCGAAATGGTCCTTCAGTGCCTGGAACGTGACAGTGAAATCTTCAGCACAGTAGACCAGAACCACTACAAGTACATTAGTGTGACAGACTAA